The following proteins are encoded in a genomic region of Sulfurimonas sp. HSL3-7:
- a CDS encoding homocitrate synthase, whose protein sequence is MMLINDTTLRDGEQAPYVAFNTKEKLAIAEGLAACGADELEIGIPAMGVREQEDIKELLALGLNTRMMTWNRAKMSDLDASLACGVKSVDLSIPVSDILIDVKFGGNKAAMLKELEKTIVTAKAEGLFVCIGGEDSSRGSFGFIEEVMTLGRELGADRFRYCDTVGIMTPTQTYADIKALTSLHLLPIEMHTHNDFGLANANALSGLDAGAVSVNTTVIGLGERAGNASFEQISMALKHLYDQARHFDALGMRTLVDIVAEAAGVSLAHNAPIVGDHIFSHESGIHADGMMKDGRAYEPFAAEEVACQRAFPIGKHSGTGTILYHLKELGISAEKHALRHLLPRIREIVTSRKRVLDDAELVSLYRESLCL, encoded by the coding sequence ATGATGTTGATCAACGATACGACACTGCGCGACGGGGAACAGGCACCCTACGTAGCATTCAACACCAAAGAGAAGCTCGCTATCGCCGAAGGGCTTGCAGCCTGCGGCGCGGATGAACTCGAGATCGGCATTCCCGCTATGGGCGTGCGTGAGCAAGAGGACATCAAAGAGCTGCTCGCATTGGGGTTGAATACACGTATGATGACCTGGAACCGTGCCAAGATGAGCGATCTTGACGCCTCTTTGGCATGCGGTGTAAAATCGGTCGATCTCTCCATTCCTGTCTCAGACATCCTGATTGACGTTAAATTCGGCGGCAACAAAGCGGCCATGCTCAAAGAGCTTGAAAAGACCATTGTTACGGCAAAGGCCGAAGGGCTTTTTGTCTGTATCGGCGGCGAAGACAGCTCACGCGGTTCGTTCGGCTTCATTGAAGAGGTCATGACGCTTGGACGGGAACTTGGTGCAGACCGCTTTCGCTACTGCGACACCGTCGGGATTATGACACCGACACAAACGTATGCGGATATAAAAGCATTGACATCGTTACATCTCCTTCCGATAGAAATGCATACGCATAACGATTTCGGTCTTGCCAACGCCAACGCCCTCAGCGGTCTCGATGCCGGGGCCGTTAGCGTCAACACCACCGTAATAGGCCTGGGTGAACGCGCAGGCAATGCCTCATTTGAACAGATCTCCATGGCGTTGAAGCATCTTTATGACCAGGCGCGTCATTTCGATGCACTTGGGATGCGAACGCTTGTGGATATCGTGGCTGAGGCTGCCGGCGTGAGTCTTGCACATAATGCCCCGATCGTCGGGGACCATATCTTCTCGCATGAAAGCGGCATTCACGCCGACGGCATGATGAAAGACGGCCGTGCCTACGAGCCTTTCGCTGCTGAAGAAGTTGCTTGTCAGCGTGCCTTTCCGATCGGAAAACACTCCGGTACGGGTACGATTCTTTACCATTTAAAAGAACTGGGAATCAGTGCAGAAAAACATGCTTTGCGTCACCTGCTGCCGCGTATCCGCGAGATCGTCACCTCGCGCAAACGCGTGCTTGACGATGCGGAGCTTGTAAGTCTGTACAGGGAGAGCCTATGTTTATAG
- a CDS encoding FeoA family protein, with amino-acid sequence MCLLNMKKGEMVAVDAINVEGKLKQRLCAMGLTRDAHICVKHFGCFKSTVQVMINRSLIALRKDEARLIEVHPIAA; translated from the coding sequence ATGTGTCTGTTGAATATGAAAAAAGGCGAGATGGTGGCTGTTGATGCCATCAATGTCGAAGGGAAACTGAAACAGCGCCTCTGTGCGATGGGGCTGACCCGTGATGCGCATATATGCGTCAAACATTTCGGATGTTTTAAAAGTACCGTTCAGGTGATGATAAACCGTTCGTTGATCGCGCTGCGTAAAGATGAAGCAAGGCTGATCGAGGTCCACCCTATCGCTGCCTGA
- a CDS encoding ATP-dependent Clp protease proteolytic subunit translates to MPYIPTVKDRSPRGERYFDLFSKLMGDRVIMITEPVDDHMMGIIVSQLLYLEAEDSEEPIHMYISSPGGSVMAGLAILDTMQLISAPVYTYAMGMVASMAAVLFTCGEPGHRYIFPNAEVMIHQPLGGTSGQASDIEIQANHILKLKKRLYKILSKATGKHIRTIEKESDRDNYFEAADAITFGLADTILESITKKDV, encoded by the coding sequence ATGCCATATATACCAACCGTTAAAGACCGGTCACCGAGAGGCGAACGCTACTTCGATCTATTTTCGAAACTCATGGGCGACCGTGTTATCATGATCACCGAACCTGTTGATGACCACATGATGGGCATCATCGTCTCACAGCTGCTCTACCTCGAAGCCGAAGATTCCGAAGAGCCGATCCACATGTACATCAGTTCTCCGGGCGGTTCGGTCATGGCAGGACTTGCCATTCTTGACACGATGCAGCTCATCAGCGCGCCGGTATACACCTACGCCATGGGAATGGTCGCCTCGATGGCCGCCGTTCTCTTTACCTGCGGGGAGCCGGGGCACCGTTACATCTTTCCCAATGCCGAGGTGATGATCCACCAGCCGCTCGGCGGCACCTCGGGCCAGGCCAGTGATATCGAGATCCAGGCCAACCACATCCTCAAGCTGAAAAAGAGACTCTACAAAATTCTTTCAAAAGCGACGGGCAAACATATCAGAACAATCGAAAAAGAGAGTGACCGCGACAACTACTTTGAAGCAGCCGATGCCATTACATTCGGATTGGCGGACACCATATTAGAATCCATCACCAAAAAGGATGTGTAA
- a CDS encoding ferric reductase-like transmembrane domain-containing protein produces the protein MRRALIALLLLAPLGFLLFHLFVSGAEDPIKYIYTVSGGTALTLLYVTTSLSLLRRAANFVRYRRMVGLFAFFYAVLHLGNFLILDMELDLKMALSETLDKPFIYLGMLSFAILLFMAVTSLPRLFAKYVRYHRLIYAALLMTSTHFVMAQKALSPLQWGMVAVMALIGVLKLLQRTGRVRF, from the coding sequence ATGCGGCGGGCTCTCATTGCGCTTCTTCTGCTGGCGCCGCTGGGTTTTCTGCTCTTTCACCTCTTTGTCAGCGGCGCGGAGGATCCCATCAAGTACATCTATACGGTGAGCGGGGGGACAGCGCTGACGCTGCTTTATGTGACGACCTCTCTTTCGCTGTTGCGCAGGGCGGCAAACTTCGTACGTTACCGGCGCATGGTGGGGCTTTTCGCCTTCTTCTACGCCGTGCTGCATCTGGGCAACTTCCTCATCCTTGATATGGAGCTGGACCTGAAAATGGCACTTTCGGAGACGCTGGATAAGCCCTTCATCTACCTTGGCATGCTTTCGTTTGCAATCCTGCTCTTCATGGCCGTCACCTCGCTGCCACGGCTCTTTGCGAAATATGTCCGATACCACAGGCTCATCTATGCGGCGTTACTTATGACCAGCACCCATTTTGTCATGGCACAAAAAGCGCTGAGCCCCCTGCAGTGGGGCATGGTCGCGGTGATGGCGTTGATCGGGGTGCTCAAGCTGCTGCAGCGCACGGGCCGCGTCCGGTTTTAG
- a CDS encoding GNAT family N-acetyltransferase, with amino-acid sequence MFIGWLKFADVSELVAIADEVGWLVDGYHVKLMMMHSPHLCYGAYDEGKLVGAVMAIEFEHSLMMKYFMVRESHQKQGVGRRLFETLFGAIDKDERKVYLHANPNLVPFFERYGFESKMEVGRFVNVGKVPPFNFTNAHAKELDGSNFESVIAAIDKETFHENRMDFLLDEMERNSSLKFTLPNGFQHSSVVNARHVYLGPWQVRKGHEDEAEKMMRGVLYFRGLKKVVADVPLGAEHVVDLYNRYHFQNKQRFIHMSRGEGSDVRFENIYAFSL; translated from the coding sequence ATGTTTATAGGGTGGTTGAAATTTGCCGACGTGAGCGAACTGGTCGCGATCGCCGATGAGGTGGGCTGGCTGGTCGACGGCTACCATGTCAAGTTGATGATGATGCACTCGCCACATCTCTGTTACGGTGCCTATGACGAGGGGAAACTCGTTGGTGCCGTGATGGCGATCGAGTTCGAACACTCCTTGATGATGAAATATTTTATGGTCAGAGAGAGCCATCAGAAACAGGGCGTCGGCCGACGCCTGTTCGAGACCCTTTTCGGTGCGATCGACAAAGACGAGCGCAAGGTCTATCTGCATGCCAACCCGAATCTGGTGCCGTTTTTCGAGCGCTACGGTTTTGAATCCAAGATGGAGGTGGGACGCTTTGTCAATGTCGGCAAGGTCCCGCCGTTCAACTTTACCAACGCCCATGCGAAAGAGCTGGACGGAAGCAATTTCGAATCTGTTATCGCCGCGATCGACAAGGAGACCTTTCACGAGAACCGTATGGACTTTCTGTTGGATGAGATGGAGCGGAACTCTTCGCTCAAGTTCACTCTCCCCAACGGTTTTCAGCACTCCTCCGTCGTCAACGCCCGCCATGTCTATCTCGGACCGTGGCAGGTGCGAAAAGGGCACGAGGATGAGGCTGAGAAGATGATGCGCGGCGTGCTCTATTTCCGCGGCCTTAAAAAAGTGGTCGCCGATGTTCCGCTTGGAGCGGAACATGTGGTCGATCTTTACAACCGTTACCATTTTCAAAACAAACAGCGCTTTATTCACATGAGTCGTGGTGAAGGCAGCGATGTTCGTTTTGAAAATATATATGCATTTTCATTGTAG
- the nifB gene encoding nitrogenase cofactor biosynthesis protein NifB: MSCSSSNPAESALPADIQDKIHDHPCYSEGAHHHYARIHVAVAPACNIQCNYCNRKYDCSNESRPGVTSERLTPEESAKKVMYVGGEVQRLSVLGIAGPGDALANPEKTFKTFELVREKAPDLKLCLSTNGLELPTFVDEMVKYDIDHVTVTINSVDTTGEIGSQIYPWIFYNNKRIYGKEAAKILLERQLEGMKKCVENGILIKANSVLIPGINDKHLPEVAKKLKEIGVFLHNIMPIISEPEHGTKFGLDGVPSATDQQQMEVQEACGMDMKLMQHCRQCRADAVGLIGEDRGQEFTKDVFSEMSFDALEQHYNITARQESQAKIEEFRFFLDQANERVRQEKENLASDGQTILVAVTTAGEGMINQHFGSVREFLIYEAGDRGIRFIHHRKLDYEYCAGPEGGNPIEPILEKLKDCALILTAKIGGCPQDDLKAAGLIADQSYAYEPIEASVLKATRKYFNLPEELEAN; this comes from the coding sequence ATGAGCTGTAGTTCAAGTAATCCGGCCGAATCTGCACTACCTGCAGATATCCAGGACAAGATCCATGACCACCCCTGTTATTCAGAGGGTGCCCACCACCACTATGCCCGTATCCACGTTGCCGTAGCACCGGCGTGTAATATACAGTGTAATTACTGTAACCGTAAATACGACTGTTCCAACGAGAGCCGTCCGGGTGTTACAAGCGAGCGCTTGACACCGGAAGAGTCGGCGAAGAAAGTGATGTACGTCGGCGGTGAAGTCCAGCGTCTGAGCGTACTCGGGATCGCAGGTCCGGGAGATGCTCTTGCCAACCCGGAAAAGACGTTTAAGACCTTTGAGCTGGTGCGCGAAAAAGCACCTGACCTTAAACTCTGTCTTTCCACAAACGGTCTGGAACTGCCGACCTTTGTCGACGAGATGGTCAAATACGACATTGACCACGTCACCGTTACAATCAACAGTGTCGATACGACCGGGGAGATCGGTTCGCAGATCTATCCATGGATCTTCTACAACAACAAACGTATCTATGGAAAAGAGGCTGCCAAAATTCTTCTTGAGCGTCAGCTTGAAGGAATGAAAAAGTGTGTTGAAAACGGCATTCTTATCAAAGCCAACTCGGTACTGATCCCGGGTATCAACGACAAACACCTTCCTGAGGTGGCGAAAAAACTTAAAGAGATCGGTGTTTTCTTACACAATATCATGCCGATCATCTCTGAGCCGGAACATGGTACGAAATTTGGACTCGACGGTGTGCCTTCGGCAACCGATCAGCAGCAGATGGAAGTACAGGAAGCGTGCGGCATGGACATGAAGTTGATGCAGCACTGCCGCCAGTGCCGTGCGGATGCCGTCGGCCTTATCGGTGAGGACCGCGGACAGGAATTTACGAAAGATGTCTTCTCGGAGATGTCGTTTGACGCCCTGGAACAGCACTACAACATTACAGCGCGCCAAGAGAGCCAGGCGAAGATCGAAGAGTTCCGTTTCTTCCTTGACCAGGCGAACGAACGTGTCCGCCAGGAGAAAGAGAACCTTGCCAGCGACGGTCAGACCATTCTTGTCGCCGTTACAACAGCGGGCGAGGGGATGATCAACCAGCACTTCGGTTCGGTCAGAGAGTTCCTGATCTATGAAGCGGGTGACCGCGGTATCCGTTTTATCCATCACCGTAAACTCGATTACGAGTACTGTGCGGGACCGGAAGGCGGCAACCCGATCGAACCTATCCTGGAAAAACTCAAAGACTGTGCCTTGATCCTGACGGCGAAGATCGGCGGTTGTCCGCAGGATGACCTTAAGGCTGCAGGACTGATCGCAGACCAGAGTTATGCGTACGAGCCGATCGAAGCGTCGGTGCTTAAAGCGACACGCAAGTACTTTAACCTGCCCGAAGAGTTGGAAGCGAATTAA
- the msrP gene encoding protein-methionine-sulfoxide reductase catalytic subunit MsrP, whose amino-acid sequence MHYLKKERWEKGGSSVTDEKLFEGRRSFIKLGAAMAVSTATVMELAAKESVPAPDLSYKNDPNSMDLTPSSYGDITSYNNFYEFTTDKKRVKPLSRRFKTEPWNVTVDGLVEKPFTIGLEELRRFPLSERIYRFRCVEGWSMVVPWIGFELSALVRHARPLSGARYLRFETLYDPGQFPDQQRTLFNALEYPYVEGLRMDEAMHPLTLMAVGLYGHSLPPQNGAPLRLIVPWKYGFKSIKSIVRITFTETPPLNSWQRAVPAEYGFFANVNPEVDHPRWSQKRERLLGSFFKQKTLMFNGYADEVAQLYAGMDLRKNF is encoded by the coding sequence ATGCATTACTTGAAAAAAGAGAGGTGGGAAAAAGGCGGGTCGTCCGTGACCGACGAGAAGCTGTTTGAGGGCCGCAGAAGTTTTATTAAGCTTGGCGCGGCGATGGCTGTCTCTACGGCGACGGTGATGGAACTGGCCGCAAAAGAGTCCGTCCCGGCACCTGATCTCAGCTACAAAAACGACCCAAACTCCATGGACCTGACCCCCAGCAGTTATGGGGATATTACATCCTACAACAACTTCTATGAGTTCACAACCGACAAAAAAAGGGTCAAGCCCCTTTCCCGGCGGTTCAAAACCGAACCGTGGAACGTCACCGTTGACGGGCTGGTCGAAAAACCTTTTACGATCGGTCTGGAGGAGCTTCGAAGGTTTCCCCTCAGCGAGCGCATCTACCGTTTCCGCTGCGTGGAGGGGTGGTCCATGGTGGTGCCCTGGATCGGTTTCGAACTTTCGGCCCTTGTCCGACATGCCCGGCCGCTCTCCGGGGCAAGATACCTTCGTTTCGAGACCCTCTACGACCCGGGACAGTTCCCCGACCAGCAGCGCACGCTCTTCAATGCCCTGGAGTATCCTTATGTCGAGGGGTTGCGCATGGACGAGGCAATGCACCCGCTTACCCTTATGGCGGTCGGTCTTTATGGTCACAGCCTGCCGCCGCAGAACGGCGCGCCCCTGAGGCTGATTGTCCCGTGGAAGTACGGTTTCAAAAGCATCAAATCCATCGTGCGCATCACCTTTACGGAGACCCCGCCGCTCAACAGCTGGCAGCGGGCCGTGCCGGCCGAATACGGCTTTTTCGCCAACGTCAATCCGGAGGTGGACCACCCGCGCTGGTCGCAGAAGCGCGAACGGCTGCTCGGCAGCTTTTTCAAACAGAAGACCCTGATGTTCAACGGTTACGCCGATGAGGTTGCTCAGCTTTACGCCGGGATGGACCTGAGGAAAAACTTTTGA
- a CDS encoding GNAT family N-acetyltransferase, with translation MGSTEWEALKGWLIEQRAIEEEVVSPEGLKRLDLSGRSLEELPETLGLLRGLVVLNLANNNLTKLPDSIANLTMLNNLDIRRNRFKALPEVLAGLTLRSLNAGGNNISDISVLKACRHLRVLDLSSNNLTTVEGMLSPENELRTLNLAGNFIKEMGSAFPLLQQVERLNLSQNILSEIPAGIGEMGEIVEINLSDNRLTKLDEAFFFLGLEEIDLSSNQIRVLYLHDLDDLETIILDNNPIREIEVDESFAPYLKEFSCDSCELQRFVSVPSLELESLCFSSNAITAIPEEIGKYTKLSQLDIDGNGISELPNAMANMTRLQTLYIGGNPLNEEAKKVIKVLHPDICDINMKTGITVEKAREEDLPEMAELIGILFAIEVDFEIDYDKQLAGVQKLYRCEGADLLVAKHEGRVVGMVTMQRLISSAAGDFVGQIEDLVVKEEYRKMGVGSRLINKMRFIAIEEYGYKRIQLAADMDNTNALQFYTRRGFRRTNLNVYHLEKSK, from the coding sequence ATGGGCAGTACAGAATGGGAGGCATTAAAAGGGTGGCTTATCGAGCAGCGCGCCATCGAGGAAGAGGTCGTTTCGCCCGAGGGGCTCAAACGTCTTGACCTGAGCGGACGTTCTCTCGAAGAGCTTCCCGAGACGCTCGGTCTTTTGCGCGGTCTGGTGGTGCTCAACCTTGCTAACAACAACTTGACGAAACTGCCCGACTCCATCGCAAACCTCACCATGTTGAACAACCTTGACATTCGCCGCAACCGTTTTAAGGCGCTGCCTGAGGTCCTGGCGGGATTGACCCTCCGCTCGTTGAATGCCGGCGGCAATAATATCAGCGACATCTCGGTTTTGAAGGCGTGCCGTCATCTTCGGGTACTGGATCTCAGCAGCAACAACCTGACGACGGTCGAGGGGATGCTCTCGCCGGAGAACGAACTGCGTACGCTTAACCTTGCGGGCAATTTTATCAAAGAGATGGGAAGCGCTTTTCCTCTGCTGCAGCAGGTGGAACGGCTCAACCTCTCGCAGAACATTCTAAGCGAGATCCCGGCCGGTATCGGGGAAATGGGTGAGATCGTCGAGATCAACCTTTCGGACAACCGCCTGACAAAACTGGACGAGGCCTTTTTCTTTCTGGGGCTTGAAGAGATCGACCTCTCGTCAAACCAGATCAGGGTACTCTATCTTCACGACCTTGATGATCTGGAGACAATCATCCTCGACAACAATCCGATCCGGGAGATCGAAGTGGATGAGAGCTTTGCTCCGTATCTCAAGGAGTTCTCCTGCGACAGCTGCGAACTGCAGCGTTTTGTCTCGGTGCCTTCGCTCGAACTGGAATCACTCTGTTTCTCTTCCAATGCCATTACGGCGATTCCCGAAGAGATCGGGAAGTATACCAAGCTCAGCCAGCTGGATATTGACGGTAACGGCATTTCGGAACTCCCGAATGCCATGGCCAATATGACACGGCTGCAGACGTTGTACATCGGGGGTAACCCGCTAAACGAGGAGGCCAAAAAAGTGATCAAAGTCCTGCACCCGGATATCTGCGACATCAACATGAAAACAGGTATAACGGTCGAAAAAGCCCGAGAAGAGGATCTGCCGGAGATGGCGGAACTGATCGGTATACTGTTTGCGATAGAGGTTGATTTTGAGATCGATTACGACAAGCAGCTGGCCGGGGTTCAGAAACTCTACCGCTGTGAAGGGGCTGACCTGCTGGTCGCCAAACATGAAGGCAGGGTGGTCGGCATGGTGACGATGCAGCGGCTCATCTCCAGTGCAGCCGGCGATTTCGTCGGGCAGATCGAAGACCTGGTGGTCAAGGAAGAGTACCGCAAGATGGGGGTCGGCAGCCGGCTCATCAACAAGATGCGCTTTATTGCCATCGAGGAGTACGGCTACAAGCGTATCCAGCTCGCCGCGGACATGGACAACACCAATGCGCTGCAGTTCTATACGCGTCGCGGGTTCCGCCGGACGAATTTGAATGTGTACCATCTGGAAAAATCCAAATAA
- a CDS encoding CCE_0567 family metalloprotein: protein MSEDIKVLKKELAKRKRMAVELASEIHDIVEDTLWTDYVKMPELSEKLRAAVEEANKFKAENGL from the coding sequence ATGTCTGAAGATATAAAAGTACTGAAAAAAGAGCTGGCGAAACGTAAACGTATGGCGGTGGAACTCGCCTCCGAGATCCATGATATTGTCGAAGATACGCTCTGGACCGATTATGTGAAAATGCCGGAGTTGAGTGAAAAACTGCGTGCGGCAGTCGAAGAGGCCAATAAATTCAAAGCTGAAAACGGACTGTAA